Within Gasterosteus aculeatus chromosome Y, fGasAcu3.hap1.1, whole genome shotgun sequence, the genomic segment AGTTGGCGCATTGTTTCCCCGATGGTGGTCTCGATGTagagcctctcctcctccatgatgGTCGGATGTTCAGCGGGACTTCCATATGCCAGCAGCAGCCACACGACATACCATATGATCCCAAAAACACCTTTTCATGAATTAACAACAAGCATTCAGGCATTGGGTCATACATATATACTTAAAGGTGTTAAtattgtacttttctttttaggGAGCAAAATGTACTAATTAAAACAGGCCCTAACTACTCTGAACCACaagatttttttcattattaaaattAATTGAACAAGGTGAGTCACAGAGCCCAGACCGAAAAATGCTAATTTACATCTATAAATCATGAGATTGTATCACAGCAGAattttattaaaacacatttggcaAAGCATGGATTTGACGTCAATGTTAATCATTTTAATCAAACACTAAAACAATTCAGATAACGCTTATTGTGCAACGCATGCAAAGTACAGCTGCCAGAACAGTAGAGCCTTGAAGGATTACACACTTTGCATATCACTGATGTGACATCTAGTGTTTGTAATGGCGCCTCGTGAACATcctaaatatatacagtatatacgaAGAGATCAATGCATGTGCCAAGTATGATAAGGAGCCACAGTTAGCTCAGCTAAACTCGAAAGCTAGCCTGGTTCTGTCCCAaatttaatcaattattttaaagCGTACAAATTAACAAGTTATATATACATTTGATAATTAATATAAATGTTTGAAACGGGCAAATGGGATTGATCTTCCCATCACACTTTCTGCCATATATTTGTCTTGTTCTATATCGTTACATGAACACATTTTGTGTATTAATCATTtgcatattgttttaatgagatAGAGTGactaaagtgtttgttttaccATAGATATAGAAGACTGAAGGCCATCCGACGTACTGAACGAGCACCCCGGCTAGAGGCATGGCGATCACTGCTCCTGCATAGGATCCTGGGAACAATTGGTGTCACATTTCAGTGTCACGGTATGATTACACCGGCTGTAACATTGGGAATCAGtaataaataactaaaaccATATCATATATAGCCCCTCTAAAAAAGaggtgtttttatattttgcaaaaaaatgcaTCACTTTCTGTGTTTACAGAACAGCCTTCAATTttagacaaaaaacaaaaccatataCCGAAAATGtgtctgaaagaaaacaaacacatcaaagaAACACATTAGTTTCATTGAATGATTGCCAAGTCATTGCAGACAGAGAGcgtgttttaatgtgtttttccatTATCAGACGGATTCATGACCACTGTTGTTCTGAATAGAGCTGGGAGGATGAGAGTGCTTTTGGACAGAAAGCAATGTGAGGCTTCATCTAGGTGAATGGAGGGAGAAGCTCCTTGTGAGCACGCAGGTGAGCCGTGTTCATTTACAGACAATGTCAAGACGGTTTTGATGTGCGGGTTGTCATGGTACCAGTTTAAAATGCAATATGGTTATTTCAATTTGGGACAGACAGCAGTGGTCTACATCTGCAACACAAATTGACCTTTGTCGTGTCCATTTACCGACCAACTCCACCACCCGGTTGTGTGAACTGGTTTGGATCAATGAGAAAGTGCTGTGTTGAGGTCAGTATTTTAAGAGTGAGACGCATCGCTCACCACAGAAGGAAGTTGTGGCCAGTCGGCTCCGCTCCAGAGGTGGcgcccatttggaccacatccCATGGCATGCCGGGTAGGTGACACCCTAGCAGGCACATGgtgtggaagaggaagaagaagaagaaggtcagATATTGGTCAAAGAGGAAACCTGGGATTCATCTGTTAAAGAGGAATAGCTTTAAAATAATGGTGTAACATTTTGGgaattttttttgcttttttgcattttttgctttcttgctgaGAGTCAGACGAGATGTTTCATATAGATGTTCTCATCAAACTCTCTACAACAAATCCAATACGCTTATTTTCCCAAGATGCATTGATTCATGTGGATCATTAAAGCGCCACAGTGTTTTCTCTTACCTCCACCAAGCCCTGCAGGATGCGCACAAACATGACGCAACCGTAGTGCACCCGTGCTGCTGATGGGATGAACATGTTTAGCACTGACGTCAGGAAAATGGCAGCCCCAAAAACCCTGTAAAAatagtgagttttgttgtattatgtgtgtgtgtgtggagagggggggtggagttAACAGTCCTAAACTCCTGTCTTACCCCATATTTAGTACCAAACTGCAAAAGGATTTTACATGAAGACTACTAATATTTGCAATATTCCTAATGTCTGTCTGTAACAGGTGAAGACAAACCACAAAAACGTCCTACCCAGAGTGTGGAAGCTGCTGTTGATGTTGATGTCTAATATTTTCAGGCAGGATATCTGCAAAAATCTGACGGTCAAAGCGTCTCAGTCAGCCTTATAAGGAGACAGATCTCACGCCTCTGCCTTTCATGCACTGAGATAAAGGCGTCCCATTCATGCCGCAAGTTTCTCCTTCATCCCCACCCTACAGCTCATGTCCCATCTattttctccttcacctcctcctcccccaccttcctcctcctttttccaaaacagtgtgtaagtgacacttgTAATATTCCAGTGGCTGGTGTTTTAGAAAGAAATCAGAGGCACGATCTTTCATTATTGACTCTGTCAGTGGCGTGTCCTCTTTTCCTGTGAAGCTTTTATTACGGGAGTGCTATCTGCTCCATCAGTGCAGCTCACCACGGCGTACAACTTTAACCCCTTAACCGCACACGCTCAcctcaaacatttatttatccatcgttttttccttttctttctcggGATCCTTTCCTAACGCACGTGATTATGAACCCAACCCCAACTTAAGCAAAAGAAATCATGAGACAAAAAATATCATCCAACAAATGCACACGGGTCACATCCTCTGTTGTCTCGAGCAACACATCCTCAGCTGATTTATCCTTTTGGAGTTTATAAAATTGAAAGTTGAAAGTGTCTCTCTCAAAACATCACCATTAAATTGCTTTTCTATCCAAAAGATATTCAATAACTTTAAACGGAGACTGCGTGCAGGTCACCTGTTGGCAAACAGCTTGTTGGAGATGAAACCACCAGGGATTTGAGTGACAATGTAACCCCAGAAGAAGGAGCCGTGGATGAGCCCCACTGTCTCTGGGTCCCAGTTGAACTGAGCtctctggagagagaaagagagagagagagagaaacatttaCCACCAAACTGCATTAATTCAATATGCTCCACCTGGCCGCaccacagatatatatatatgtatatctgtaTAAAGAGTTGATAGAAGTGAATACACTAGTTTGTGTCTGTAAGGATACAAAAGAACATAGATATACATAATATACAGATTCCTGCAACGTCAATATTCCAGGGGTCCTGTCTGTTTCAATACAGCTACCTGAAGCACAGGGGTCCCATTGATGTAGACGGTGTTGTTGTTCACCATCTCCACAATGGCCACACCGAGGTTGCAACGGATACCAAAGGAGATGCAGAAGCCCAGGCCGCTGAGGATGGCGATTATGTAGCGCTTGGGCAGACCGCCACAGCTGCAGTCCAGCATTGGCGCGGCGCGAGGAGCTGACGCCACCGGACGCCAGTCCTCTGTCAGCTCAATGTGGTCTGTTTCCTCTGCATTGCTACCGTCCATTTTCCTGTTACGCAAAAAGCggaaaaataaatcacagtgaGTGCATGTGAACGGATCAGCGGTACTAACTTATCTGTTCAgcttaaaataacaacatttttctACTATACTTATTTGTTAATCTTCTTTATTCTTCAAACTGCAATATAGAAAAATGCAGGCTCACTAGAATTTTACTAGAATCTGTGGTTTTGGAAGATTAAAATAGCAAGTCATGCAAAGTTAAACAGAACTTCTAATATTTTGCAAACCTTCTACCTCCAACTAAGTTTATAAAAAGGGAGTCAGCAGAAAGAACACAGTAACACAAGTCTCTCTGCTCTaaaaggtcacagcagtgcTGTGGTCAGGTTGCCTTCAGGTGCATTGGTCTCCACACCAGTTTTACAACCCAGAGTCCATCTCTGTATCGCTGTCTCCCCAATCCCATCGACTCTCTTCCAGGAAGACACAGAATTAAGCTGGGATCCGCTTTTCATATCAATTTTCCCTTTTTCGAGTCAAGTGTTTCCTAATATAGTACATGTTACAAAATAATGCATCTGCTatggaaaacatatttttgtcttGAAATTTAGTGTTAAACGTTCAGATAATAGCGGACCATTTGTCACGTCATGAGAGAATAGTTAATACGCATATCACTGTTAGAGATGTATcagatatgaaatatatattacgGTCCTAAAATAAGATCGGTGATTACATCATTGCCCTGCCTGGCGGCAAGAAGaagaatcaaatatttatttatcgtCCGGATCTCTGAGAACATGGTGTGTTCAATTCAGATGTTTCCCTCTTAGTTACAGAGTAAAATGcaccataaaaacaacaaaggtgaCATGCTCATTCCATGCGATCCAACAAAACCTCCAacaccgtacacacacacacacacacacacattatgccTCATTTCCACCTCCACATACAAAGCCTCTCACCTTTGCAGTTTTCCCAAAGAGTCTCCCACTGTGTTTTTTACTTCCTCCTTCCCAGGTTTAAGCACCTTCTCCTTCAAACCTGCCAACCCACCAAAGGGCATGTTTCCCCGTGTCTTTGGCTGCTCTCCAACCTCACTAACGGACTCTGCTCGGGCAAAAGGAAATCCACTAGAAGCTGTTCATCATCCTGACTCTTTGGCActgggggtgaaggggggggggggggggggggggggggtttggctccACCATTCAGTGGTGCCACAGGTCCCTCAGGGGAAGGATAGACCTGTTCTCCACCCGGCTCCACCCCGTCAGCGTGTAGGGTTCATCAGAACCCTTAAATATGCATGAGCTTGGCAAGTGGCAatgaggagagacaggagaAGATAGACTGATGTGGTGTGAAATGGGAGCAagtgaaatataaaacaaagcattgagTTCCAGGTTGAGACTCCTTTTTCCTCGAGTGCTCATTTTCTCAGGTTGTTATGGCAGAACTGCTGCCGTACAGCTGTATTATTCATGGACTCACAAACAACACCCTCGCTTGCAATTTGACACTGCTTGTTTTTCCAGCAGGGGGAAACCCCTCATTTTTTCACAGTGAGTTTCCTTTATTCCCGATGATGAAATATGCAGTACTTGAGAGggattttaaagtttaaacagCAGAACGGATGATAAGGGCTGCGGCCCCTTACTGTCTCTGAAGCGATGGGCTCCTGCAGAGCAACCGCTGTGAGCTCCATCCCCAGTGGACTCTTCAATAAATAAGGTAATTTGTTGCTGAAGTATCACAGCTCCATTACAGTAAACATGTATGGAACTGCATTTTTTTATGTAAGTACCTTACGGCATAACATATATATGAAATGTGTTCATCTATTTAACCATTTATTAAATAAGGAAGTCTGTTCAGGATGATGCACCATATTATAGATATAACTATCAATAAGCCAACGCGTCTCTCAATTTAAGGACCTGCTGCTCCAACAACTTTTCAAGATCTATTCAAGCTAGTTTTGAAAAACCAACAAATCCAAATTATTGTCCAAAAAGCCATCTAATCTGCACCATTTATTCATGAAGAACGGGACTCTCGTTAagttaaaacactttaaaaacaacTATATTCATCGAAGGAGATTGAAGGGGTAATTTTTTGTTGGGAATACATTAGTTTAAGACACTACGGCTGTTTTCCGCAGTGATACAATGGCTCTGTGGACAGTATGATAGTATGATAAATTAACAGCGAGGACCACAGTTAAAACTAGAAACGTTGACTCAATCGAGTGTGGATcttgtgtgattggttgaaaacGACTGCTGCTGTAAAGCTTGTCTGAGTTCAGTCACAAATAACGTGGGTTTGGTTTATAATCCCTCAGACATACCAGCCGGATTACCTCACCGGTCTTATTTTcacactcctcctccagcttcatTACGAGCCGGACGCTTTCCAACCTCCGTTTGCTTAACTGCAAGCAAACATGATTGATTTTGGTTCCCTCGATCACTCTCCCCTAACTCTGATTTCAGATGTGAAGTCACATGTTTCCACTCTTCCTTGGATTCATAGAGCTCTGTCTGGCAGTTAAGCAGTTTTGGCTCAAGCATCCTTATTTGGGATTGGACATTCTCCTTCAGCCTCCCGTGGGAGCATCCTGGGGCCCTCTGTCAAATGGAGGACATACAATTCCTCAGTCGTGGCTTCAGACTACTGGGTGATGGGTTGTGTGGGTTTGAACTATCACTGGATTAAAAATGagggtttattattattataatatattttttaatggatACGTGAGAAACACGTTTCCTCTTTATAATTAGAATGAGTGCATTTTTAGACCCCTGGCCATACTTCATGCCAGCTGATGGCGGTAACGCACCAGCAAGTTGTTTACCAACCGCCACAGAAtgtaaagaagaagaacagagaTCCCGAGAAGCTGAAGCGAGTGTCTCCGGCGTATCGATGCAGCGATAGGAGGAGACTGTCCATGTTTACAGCATTTCCCCCACCAGATCTCTATGGCCATGTCGGCCAGGAACACGGCGGCCGGCCGGCGGCGGTGACGGATCGGGGGGCGAACCGCCACGTAATCCAGAGCCACCACCTCAGATGTTAGCACAGTTTGTTACACAGACATCGGCCGGTGTGTTGAGACGTatcaagggggaggaggagaaagagagaagcgcGGTGGTGTGTTGGTGATTGTTACTTCTGGTCACCTTGTCGCTTGCGCGTAAACTCCGCGCTGTTCCAGAAGTAGGTCAGTAGATCAGTGGAGCA encodes:
- the LOC120812765 gene encoding vesicular glutamate transporter 3-like produces the protein MPFGGLAGLKEKVLKPGKEEVKNTVGDSLGKLQRKMDGSNAEETDHIELTEDWRPVASAPRAAPMLDCSCGGLPKRYIIAILSGLGFCISFGIRCNLGVAIVEMVNNNTVYINGTPVLQRAQFNWDPETVGLIHGSFFWGYIVTQIPGGFISNKLFANRVFGAAIFLTSVLNMFIPSAARVHYGCVMFVRILQGLVEGVTYPACHGMWSKWAPPLERSRLATTSFCGSYAGAVIAMPLAGVLVQYVGWPSVFYIYGVFGIIWYVVWLLLAYGSPAEHPTIMEEERLYIETTIGETMRQLSVTEKFKTPWRRFFTSMPVYAIIVANFCRSWTFYLLLISQPAYFEEVFGFPISKVGLLSAVPHMVMTIVVPIGGQLADYLRSNKIMSTTNVRKIMNCGGFGMEATLLLVVGFSHTRGVAISFLVLAVGFSGFAISGFNVNHLDIAPRYASILMGISNGVGTLSGMVCPLIVGALTKNKTRLEWQHVFIIASMVHYSGVIFYAIFASGEQQEWADPESTSEDKCGIIDQDELAEESELNMDNAVAPKKSYGTTNNSSGGKQGWKKRRGVTVQEEEDHCGNGEYQDRYQ